From one Sphingobacteriales bacterium genomic stretch:
- a CDS encoding NarK/NasA family nitrate transporter, which translates to MTTWLKNWTPEDPSFWESTGKKIAWRTLTITTITLLFSFATWFMMSAIVTKLPGIGFNFTTKQLFWLAAMPGLAGGTLRLVHMFLIPIFGTRHTITIATLIKLIPVIGIGLAVMNPGTPFWVFIVLALTAGFGGGDFSSYMPSTSLFFPKKMIGTALGIQAGIGNFGVSVAQFMTPVMIGIATLGASQVFTKIDKKEVIASFTEVNHDQLAADFNKLNADIQEKIFAGIDKKAMEGIDIKNADNKGFIFASLPEKAKAGAILKLHPKVAKNVLEQLSCKGAKDKEIYLQSASFWYLPILIILVILCWLMLRSVPVKASFREQFDIFRDKHTWYCTITYLLTFGTFSGLSAAFPMMIKALYGNFEGAPDPLTYAFYGPLIGSASRVLFGFVADKTGGAILTTITGLGLITGIVIMLSMNLVAPESMAQFPLFVGIMLAMFFFTGMGNAATFRQYPIIFAHNQRQAAGVIGFTAAIAAYGPFIFSSIIGAVIAATSKANGFFYGLLVFCFIATFINWHFYNRKGCERPS; encoded by the coding sequence ATGACAACATGGTTAAAAAACTGGACACCTGAAGACCCATCGTTCTGGGAATCAACAGGTAAGAAAATTGCATGGCGGACTCTTACAATCACCACCATTACACTCTTGTTTTCATTTGCCACCTGGTTTATGATGAGTGCAATTGTTACAAAATTACCGGGAATAGGATTTAATTTTACCACCAAACAATTGTTCTGGCTGGCGGCAATGCCCGGTCTTGCAGGCGGAACACTGAGGCTCGTTCACATGTTTTTAATTCCCATTTTTGGTACCCGACACACTATTACCATCGCCACACTGATCAAGTTAATTCCGGTCATCGGCATCGGACTGGCTGTCATGAATCCGGGAACACCGTTCTGGGTATTTATTGTGTTGGCACTTACTGCTGGTTTTGGCGGAGGCGATTTTTCATCCTATATGCCCTCAACTTCTTTGTTTTTTCCCAAAAAAATGATTGGTACTGCGCTGGGTATTCAGGCCGGTATTGGCAATTTTGGTGTCAGTGTTGCACAGTTTATGACTCCTGTAATGATTGGCATTGCCACGCTGGGTGCCTCTCAGGTTTTCACTAAAATTGATAAAAAAGAAGTGATTGCTTCATTTACCGAAGTTAATCATGATCAACTGGCTGCTGATTTTAATAAACTGAATGCTGATATTCAGGAAAAAATATTTGCCGGTATTGACAAAAAAGCAATGGAAGGCATAGACATCAAAAATGCTGATAATAAAGGATTTATTTTTGCCTCTTTGCCTGAGAAAGCCAAAGCAGGAGCTATTTTAAAACTGCATCCCAAAGTGGCGAAAAATGTTCTTGAACAGCTTTCCTGCAAGGGGGCAAAAGATAAAGAGATTTACCTGCAGAGTGCTTCATTCTGGTATTTGCCCATATTAATCATTCTGGTAATTTTATGCTGGCTAATGTTAAGGAGCGTTCCGGTAAAAGCTTCTTTCAGGGAGCAATTTGATATTTTCAGAGACAAACACACCTGGTATTGCACTATTACGTATTTGCTGACTTTCGGAACTTTTTCGGGTTTGTCAGCAGCTTTTCCCATGATGATCAAAGCTCTTTACGGAAATTTTGAAGGTGCTCCTGACCCGCTGACATACGCATTTTATGGCCCTTTGATTGGTTCTGCCAGCCGTGTTTTGTTTGGCTTCGTTGCCGATAAAACCGGTGGAGCTATTCTGACAACTATTACGGGACTTGGTTTGATAACGGGCATTGTCATTATGCTGAGCATGAATCTGGTAGCTCCGGAATCTATGGCACAATTCCCGTTGTTTGTAGGCATCATGCTGGCCATGTTTTTCTTTACCGGAATGGGTAATGCAGCCACTTTCCGTCAATATCCGATTATTTTTGCCCATAACCAACGTCAGGCTGCCGGTGTAATTGGTTTTACCGCTGCTATTGCTGCTTACGGCCCCTTTATTTTTTCAAGTATTATCGGAGCTGTTATTGCTGCTACCTCCAAAGCCAACGGATTCTTTTACGGCCTGCTGGTATTTTGTTTTATCGCCACCTTTATCAACTGGCATTTCTATAACAGAAAAGGATGTGAAAGGCCAAGCTAA